A stretch of Pogona vitticeps strain Pit_001003342236 chromosome 5, PviZW2.1, whole genome shotgun sequence DNA encodes these proteins:
- the WBP2NL gene encoding postacrosomal sheath WW domain-binding protein isoform X4 encodes MAVNRNHSQGGGVIPPNGESILKHCKDVELTFSDVTGKPEIFKGTKKGMVFLTPYRVIFVSKGNDPMMSFMMPFHLMKGCSIEQPVFSANYIKGVIEAEPGGGWEGQASFKMSFFSGGAIEFGQMMFKLASNASRGIPAQSFGYGYTPVPGGYAPQPFPGGYAPAPGGYAPPPYAGPYAYVPVQMNGYGPAPQPMGYPYMPPQGMYPPPPPYPGPPTAAGPSAPAEAGPSTPRTWTEPGVPAEATSSAYYNPANPHNVYMPMNRPSPSAPLEEKKNN; translated from the exons ATGGCGGTGAACAGGAACCACTCGCAGGGTGGAGGGGTTATCCCGCCCAACGGGGAAAG TATTCTCAAGCATTGTAAAGATGTGGAGTTGACCTTCTCTGATGTGACTGGTAAGCCAGAGATCTTCAAAGGCACCAAGAAAGGAATGGTATTCCTCACTCCTTACAGG GTCATATTTGTGTCAAAGGGCAATGACCCAATGATGTCCTTCATGATGCCATTCCATCTGATGAAAGGATGCTCCATTGAACAGCCAGTATTTTCTGCCAATTATATCAAGGGAGTGATAGAAGCAGAACCAGGAG GTGGCTGGGAAGGGCAGGCTTCATTTAAGATGAGCTTCTTCAGTGGAGGTGCCATAGAATTTGGGCAAATGATGTTCAAACTTGCTAGTAATG CTTCCAGGGGAATACCTGCTCAGAGCTTTGGTTATGGATATACACCTGTTCCTGGTGGTTATGCCCCTCAACCTTTTCCTGGAGGATATGCACCTGCACCAGGGGGCTATGCTCCACCACCATATGCTGGACCATATGCCTATGTGCCTGTACAGATGAACGGATATGGACCTGCTCCACAACCTATGGGATATCCATATATGCCTCCACAAG GAATGTACCCACCACCTCCTCCATATCCTGGCCCTCCTACTGCTGCAGGACCATCAGCTCCAGCTGAGGCAGGACCTTCTACTCCTAGAACCTGGACAGAGCCAGGTGTGCCAG cagaggCAACTTCCAGTGCATATTATAACCCAGCCAATCCTCATAATGTCTACATGCCTATG AATCGTCCATCTCCTTCTGCACCACTTGAGGAGAAGAAGAACAACTAA
- the WBP2NL gene encoding postacrosomal sheath WW domain-binding protein isoform X3: MAVNRNHSQGGGVIPPNGESILKHCKDVELTFSDVTGKPEIFKGTKKGMVFLTPYRVIFVSKGNDPMMSFMMPFHLMKGCSIEQPVFSANYIKGVIEAEPGGGWEGQASFKMSFFSGGAIEFGQMMFKLASNASRGIPAQSFGYGYTPVPGGYAPQPFPGGYAPAPGGYAPPPYAGPYAYVPVQMNGYGPAPQPMGYPYMPPQGMYPPPPPYPGPPTAAGPSAPAEAGPSTPRTWTEPGVPAAEATSSAYYNPANPHNVYMPMNRPSPSAPLEEKKNN, encoded by the exons ATGGCGGTGAACAGGAACCACTCGCAGGGTGGAGGGGTTATCCCGCCCAACGGGGAAAG TATTCTCAAGCATTGTAAAGATGTGGAGTTGACCTTCTCTGATGTGACTGGTAAGCCAGAGATCTTCAAAGGCACCAAGAAAGGAATGGTATTCCTCACTCCTTACAGG GTCATATTTGTGTCAAAGGGCAATGACCCAATGATGTCCTTCATGATGCCATTCCATCTGATGAAAGGATGCTCCATTGAACAGCCAGTATTTTCTGCCAATTATATCAAGGGAGTGATAGAAGCAGAACCAGGAG GTGGCTGGGAAGGGCAGGCTTCATTTAAGATGAGCTTCTTCAGTGGAGGTGCCATAGAATTTGGGCAAATGATGTTCAAACTTGCTAGTAATG CTTCCAGGGGAATACCTGCTCAGAGCTTTGGTTATGGATATACACCTGTTCCTGGTGGTTATGCCCCTCAACCTTTTCCTGGAGGATATGCACCTGCACCAGGGGGCTATGCTCCACCACCATATGCTGGACCATATGCCTATGTGCCTGTACAGATGAACGGATATGGACCTGCTCCACAACCTATGGGATATCCATATATGCCTCCACAAG GAATGTACCCACCACCTCCTCCATATCCTGGCCCTCCTACTGCTGCAGGACCATCAGCTCCAGCTGAGGCAGGACCTTCTACTCCTAGAACCTGGACAGAGCCAGGTGTGCCAG cagcagaggCAACTTCCAGTGCATATTATAACCCAGCCAATCCTCATAATGTCTACATGCCTATG AATCGTCCATCTCCTTCTGCACCACTTGAGGAGAAGAAGAACAACTAA
- the WBP2NL gene encoding postacrosomal sheath WW domain-binding protein isoform X1 yields the protein MAVNRNHSQGGGVIPPNGESILKHCKDVELTFSDVTGKPEIFKGTKKGMVFLTPYRVIFVSKGNDPMMSFMMPFHLMKGCSIEQPVFSANYIKGVIEAEPGGGWEGQASFKMSFFSGGAIEFGQMMFKLASNASRGIPAQSFGYGYTPVPGGYAPQPFPGGYAPAPGGYAPPPYAGPYAYVPVQMNGYGPAPQPMGYPYMPPQGMYPPHPGMYPPPPPYPGPPTAAGPSAPAEAGPSTPRTWTEPGVPAAEATSSAYYNPANPHNVYMPMNRPSPSAPLEEKKNN from the exons ATGGCGGTGAACAGGAACCACTCGCAGGGTGGAGGGGTTATCCCGCCCAACGGGGAAAG TATTCTCAAGCATTGTAAAGATGTGGAGTTGACCTTCTCTGATGTGACTGGTAAGCCAGAGATCTTCAAAGGCACCAAGAAAGGAATGGTATTCCTCACTCCTTACAGG GTCATATTTGTGTCAAAGGGCAATGACCCAATGATGTCCTTCATGATGCCATTCCATCTGATGAAAGGATGCTCCATTGAACAGCCAGTATTTTCTGCCAATTATATCAAGGGAGTGATAGAAGCAGAACCAGGAG GTGGCTGGGAAGGGCAGGCTTCATTTAAGATGAGCTTCTTCAGTGGAGGTGCCATAGAATTTGGGCAAATGATGTTCAAACTTGCTAGTAATG CTTCCAGGGGAATACCTGCTCAGAGCTTTGGTTATGGATATACACCTGTTCCTGGTGGTTATGCCCCTCAACCTTTTCCTGGAGGATATGCACCTGCACCAGGGGGCTATGCTCCACCACCATATGCTGGACCATATGCCTATGTGCCTGTACAGATGAACGGATATGGACCTGCTCCACAACCTATGGGATATCCATATATGCCTCCACAAG GCATGTACCCTCCACATCCAGGAATGTACCCACCACCTCCTCCATATCCTGGCCCTCCTACTGCTGCAGGACCATCAGCTCCAGCTGAGGCAGGACCTTCTACTCCTAGAACCTGGACAGAGCCAGGTGTGCCAG cagcagaggCAACTTCCAGTGCATATTATAACCCAGCCAATCCTCATAATGTCTACATGCCTATG AATCGTCCATCTCCTTCTGCACCACTTGAGGAGAAGAAGAACAACTAA
- the WBP2NL gene encoding postacrosomal sheath WW domain-binding protein isoform X2 translates to MAVNRNHSQGGGVIPPNGESILKHCKDVELTFSDVTGKPEIFKGTKKGMVFLTPYRVIFVSKGNDPMMSFMMPFHLMKGCSIEQPVFSANYIKGVIEAEPGGGWEGQASFKMSFFSGGAIEFGQMMFKLASNASRGIPAQSFGYGYTPVPGGYAPQPFPGGYAPAPGGYAPPPYAGPYAYVPVQMNGYGPAPQPMGYPYMPPQGMYPPHPGMYPPPPPYPGPPTAAGPSAPAEAGPSTPRTWTEPGVPAEATSSAYYNPANPHNVYMPMNRPSPSAPLEEKKNN, encoded by the exons ATGGCGGTGAACAGGAACCACTCGCAGGGTGGAGGGGTTATCCCGCCCAACGGGGAAAG TATTCTCAAGCATTGTAAAGATGTGGAGTTGACCTTCTCTGATGTGACTGGTAAGCCAGAGATCTTCAAAGGCACCAAGAAAGGAATGGTATTCCTCACTCCTTACAGG GTCATATTTGTGTCAAAGGGCAATGACCCAATGATGTCCTTCATGATGCCATTCCATCTGATGAAAGGATGCTCCATTGAACAGCCAGTATTTTCTGCCAATTATATCAAGGGAGTGATAGAAGCAGAACCAGGAG GTGGCTGGGAAGGGCAGGCTTCATTTAAGATGAGCTTCTTCAGTGGAGGTGCCATAGAATTTGGGCAAATGATGTTCAAACTTGCTAGTAATG CTTCCAGGGGAATACCTGCTCAGAGCTTTGGTTATGGATATACACCTGTTCCTGGTGGTTATGCCCCTCAACCTTTTCCTGGAGGATATGCACCTGCACCAGGGGGCTATGCTCCACCACCATATGCTGGACCATATGCCTATGTGCCTGTACAGATGAACGGATATGGACCTGCTCCACAACCTATGGGATATCCATATATGCCTCCACAAG GCATGTACCCTCCACATCCAGGAATGTACCCACCACCTCCTCCATATCCTGGCCCTCCTACTGCTGCAGGACCATCAGCTCCAGCTGAGGCAGGACCTTCTACTCCTAGAACCTGGACAGAGCCAGGTGTGCCAG cagaggCAACTTCCAGTGCATATTATAACCCAGCCAATCCTCATAATGTCTACATGCCTATG AATCGTCCATCTCCTTCTGCACCACTTGAGGAGAAGAAGAACAACTAA